The Actinosynnema mirum DSM 43827 genomic interval CGCGGCATCCGCCTGGTCAAGGGCGACGGCAAGATCACCCTTGTGCCCTGCGGCGACTGGAACCTGCTCGAAGTCCGCCAGGCGGGAGCGGTCAAGGACACCGACACCGATCCCGGCCACTTCTGCTTCCAGGTGCAGGGCTCCTCCGGCTATCTGGAGCTGGAGGTTCCCAACACCTTCCAGATCAAGGGTGACGACCACGCGGTCGTCGCGACGGTGAAGGTCAAGGATCAGACCAGCTCCGTGCCGATCGACAAGGAGACCTGGACCGGCGTCGGCGTCGGCGCCGGGACGAATTCCGCGGTCCTGCTGGCGCTCAGGGCTTCCTGACCTCTTCGCAGCACAACCGAAGCCCGCCCCGCTGTCGACCTGTTCACCAGCGGGGCGGCACGAACGCGCACTTCGTCGCGCGTGGCGCAGCCAATGGTCAACGGGAGAGAAGCACACGATGTCTTCGGGTAGGTCGTGGCGTCGGCGCGCGAGCGCCGGTGTCGCCAGGGTGGTGGCGGTGGCGTTGCTCGTCTCCGCGAGCCCCGCCGTGGCACAGCAGGAATCGCCGGGCGATCGGGCGCAGGTGTTCGCCCTGATGCGCACCGGAGGCCCGGTCGTATCCGCGGGCGCGGAGGCGGCGCTGGTCGCGTCGGACGCCGAAGTGCGCGACTTCTTGAACACCGCGCTCCCCGCGGCGCAGGAGGCCGACGACCGGATCGCCGCGCAGCGGTTGCTCGCGGACGGGGGCCCTGCCACGCGCGACGCGGTCAACGCCGCCCTGAGCGGCTCGATCAGTGACGTGCGGGCGTTCCTGGTGAGCGGGTGGCGTCGCCCCTGGGAGGACGACCTGCGCATCCGGGTGCAACGACTCCTGTCCGCGGCGACCGGGCCCATGGTCCGCGAGCGCGCCAACGCCGCGCTCAACGGCAACGACCAGGCGCGGCAGGACTTCCTGACCACCGGGTGGCGTCGAGCCCAGAACGACGACGACCGCATCGCCGTGCAGCTCCTGCTCAACGCGGGCGGCCCTGCGGTGCGCCGCGCCGCGAACATCGCGCTGTCCGGCGCTGACACCGAGGTGCGCGACTTCCTCACCAGCGGGTACGCCGTCGCGCTGCAGCGGGACAATGAAATCGCCGCGGTCGCGCAACTGACGATCCTGGTGCAGAACGCCTCATCCCGTGCCGGGCTGCAGAGCGAGGTGGCCAAGGACGAGGCCGGGCGCGCGGTGGCGGCGGCCGCTGCGGCGAAGCAGGCCGCTCAGACCGCTGCCCGCGAGGCGGAGCAGGCCAAGGACTCCGCGGTGCGGGCGTCGGCTGCGGCGGGACGCGCCGCCGATGCCGCGACACGGGCGGCTGCCGCCGCGCAGGCAGCGATCAACGCCATCGCCTCGGCGGTCGCGGCCGCGCGCGAGGCGGCGAACGCCGCCTCGCAGGCCTCGTGGGCCGCGTCCAAGGCGGGAGACGCCGCCGCACGGGCTCAGCACGCCGCTGCCGCCGTCATGACCGGCCGGGAGAACATCGAGCAGGCCTCGAACGCAGCGGTGACCGCGGCGCAGGCGGCCCAGGCCGCCCAGGACGCGGCGACCGCCGTGCAGAAGGCTGCTGAGGTGGCCCGGCAGGTGGCCACCGCGGCGGACGCGATGGCCAGGGTCAACACCGACGCCGCCGATGCCGCGCAAGCAGCCCTCGACGCCGACAAGTACGCGGCCCAGGCGGGCGCCGAGGCAGGTCGCGCGTCGAGCGCCGCGGCCAGGGCCCAGCGGAACGCCGGTGAAGCGCGCCGTGCGGCGCAGGCCGCGTCGGCGCTGGCCACCGAGGCGGCCCGACAGGCCGACGAGGCGCAGAAGGCAGCTGCGCAGGCCGCCACCCACGCCCGCAACGCGTCCGACGCGGCCAAGGCCGCGGTCAAGCAGGCGAGCCAGGCCGATGGTGCGGCGACCCGCGCGCAGACCGCCGCGGATGCCGCACGCACCGCGGCCGAGCAGGCGCAGAAGGCAGCCGACCAGGCCAACCAGACGTTCGAACTGGCCCGCAAGGCGGATGAAGAGCAGTTGGCCCAGCGGACGAGCCAGGCGACCCGCGACGCGCAGGACGCGCTGACGGCGGAGAGCAATGCCAAGCGCACGACCGACCAGGGCTGGAAGGCCGGGCAGGTCTTCCAGCCCGACGCCGACACCAAGGCGCTGCTGGACCAGGCTGCTGCCCAGGGCACCTCGGCCGCCGACGCGGCCCAGGCCGGTCGCAAGGCGGCGCTGCGCCTGTGGCGTGCTGCGGGACCCGGCGTCACCACGGCTTCCGCCAAGGCGCTGTCCGGCGACGACGCGGCGGTGACCGCGTTCGTGCGCACCGGGTTGGCCTCCGCCACGGAGCAGGACGACCGCACGAGCGCGCGGATCATCGGGGGCGCCTCGTTGCGACCCGCCGCCAGGCAGGCCGCAACGATCGCGGTCGCGGGCGACTACGCGCAGGTGAAGGCGTTCCTAGCTACCGGCGCCTACGACGGCAAGGACGACGACGATCGGATCGCCGTCCAGCGCATCCTCAGCGAGGGCGGCAGGGCGACCAGGGACGCAGCCAACAAGGCGCTGTCGGGGACCATCGATGACGTCCGGGAGTTCCTGAGGGTCGGCTACTTCAAGGCCGCGGAGGATGACGACCGGATCGCCGTCCAGGAGATGGTGTCCTCGGGTGGGCCCGAATTGCGTGCCGCAGCGAACGCCGCACTGTCCGGACCGTGGTCCTACGTCCGAGACTTCCTCACCATCGGCCAGTACAAGGCGGGCAACCGCGACGCCGAGGCAGCGTTCCACGTGGCCGCCGTCAGCGGTTACCTCGCCTCGGCGTCCCAGGCTGCGGCGACCGCTTGGCAGTACGCGGCGACCGCGTCACAGGCCGCCGCGACGGCGCGCAACGCCGCCGCCGAGGCCAACCGCTGGGCAGGCGAGGCCGTGGCCTCCGCCGACCGGGCGCGCAAGTACGCCGAGCAGGCCAGGGGGTCGGCCGACCGAGCCGAGCAGTCCGCGCAGGACGCGGCGATCTCCGCGCGCACTGCCAGGGAGGCGGCCTCAACCACTCAGCGCTACGCCGACGCGGCTTCCGCGTCGTCCGCCCAGGCGTCGGCATCGGCGAGCAGGGCCTCGCTGTTCGCCGCGGACGCGCGCAACGCCGCAGAGGCGGCGCGCAAGGACGCAGAGGCGGCGGGTAAGTCCTACGCCTTGGCTTTGCAGGCGCAGTTGGACGCGAATACCGCGGTCTTGCAGAAGCAGACTCAGGAGGACACGCGGAAGGCGGCGGCGGACACGCGGGAATCGGTGTCTGAGCTGCGCGACGCGCTTCAGGAGGCCCTTGACCAGGGTGGGCTGCCTGACGACCTCCGCAAGACCCTGGAGCAGTACCGCGACCAGGTCATGGCACTGCTCACCCTGCTCGACCAGATGGCTGCGGGGACCCTGGAATTCGTCCAGGAGCACGCGGGCGATTTGCTGGCCCTGCTCACCGATGTGCTTGAGATCGGCGCGGGCCTTGGTTTGACGCTCGCGGGTGTCGTCGTGTCGACACCCGGTTTCGAGGTGTGCGCCGTCGAGATCGGGACCGCTACCGCGATCGGCGCGGGTGCTGGTGCGGCTGCGGCCGGTGTGGGGGCCCTGCCAGGGGGCGCGGCCGGTGCGGTGACAGGGCTGATCGCGTGTGTCTTCACCGGTGGGCCTGCGATCGCGGCTGGTGTTGGCATGGTGGCCGGCGGGCTGACCATGGCGATGAACGGCTTCGACAAGGCCGCTGAGGACCTTCGTGAAGCAGGGAAAAAAGCAAATGATTTGGGTAAAGCTCGCGAAAATAGAGTTGCCGAGTTGACCGGCGGAAAGTTGGCAAAAGACGAGAAGGGGCAGGATATTAAGCTCATCAAGCCGGGAGCCAGCGCGGCCGGCCTTGACGTAAGAGGCCCCAAAGGTGAGTACATCGCAGTCGGAGGCGGCGCCAAAGCAAAAAGAGTTCAGAAGTTTGAAGAGAAATTGAATACCTTGAAATGGTGCGCAGACAGGGACGGGGTGCGCGCCATGGCCTACCTTGCGGAAGGTTCTCCGCAGCTTCTTATCGATATTGCTATAAAGCAACTCGGAGTTGATAACGTGGTCATCTTTTCAATGAAGTGAGGACTTATGACGGATGGGTACATACACCTCTACCAGACGAACTGGTCGGCCGAGCGTGTTGCATTGCGAGTCGCGGCTATGGAAGCGGCTGGAGCCGTCATGGAAAGTCCGATCACCGGGCTAATTCGCATCGGCGAGTTCGACGAAGAGAACGAGTCGATCCCTGGGGATCGGAACGATGTGATAAGAAGGTTGGCACTCGATGATCGCGACGAACAGTTCTTGGTGTGGTGGCTAAGCCCTCACCACGATCTCCAATACTCTGCGCGACGTGTCTCCTCCGATGTCGTGGTGGAGGAGTTTGATCTTTCTGTTTTTCCGCGGCCCGATGTGGCCGTGCCTCCTTCTTGGGTTAGGACCGTTCCTGAGTGGGTGGGGGACGCGCCTCCATATGAGATAAGCCAGGACGAGGTGATCACTTTCGTTCTGACACAGCTCAAGCAGATCGAAGATTCGGTTACCGGCATGTTCGTTGACCGGCGGGCAATTACGGAAGAGATTGACATGGATGCTGTCGTACTGGGCGGTGATGAGTTCATTGCGATCCGGCCAGACATGTTGCTGATCC includes:
- a CDS encoding ALF repeat-containing protein encodes the protein MALLVSASPAVAQQESPGDRAQVFALMRTGGPVVSAGAEAALVASDAEVRDFLNTALPAAQEADDRIAAQRLLADGGPATRDAVNAALSGSISDVRAFLVSGWRRPWEDDLRIRVQRLLSAATGPMVRERANAALNGNDQARQDFLTTGWRRAQNDDDRIAVQLLLNAGGPAVRRAANIALSGADTEVRDFLTSGYAVALQRDNEIAAVAQLTILVQNASSRAGLQSEVAKDEAGRAVAAAAAAKQAAQTAAREAEQAKDSAVRASAAAGRAADAATRAAAAAQAAINAIASAVAAAREAANAASQASWAASKAGDAAARAQHAAAAVMTGRENIEQASNAAVTAAQAAQAAQDAATAVQKAAEVARQVATAADAMARVNTDAADAAQAALDADKYAAQAGAEAGRASSAAARAQRNAGEARRAAQAASALATEAARQADEAQKAAAQAATHARNASDAAKAAVKQASQADGAATRAQTAADAARTAAEQAQKAADQANQTFELARKADEEQLAQRTSQATRDAQDALTAESNAKRTTDQGWKAGQVFQPDADTKALLDQAAAQGTSAADAAQAGRKAALRLWRAAGPGVTTASAKALSGDDAAVTAFVRTGLASATEQDDRTSARIIGGASLRPAARQAATIAVAGDYAQVKAFLATGAYDGKDDDDRIAVQRILSEGGRATRDAANKALSGTIDDVREFLRVGYFKAAEDDDRIAVQEMVSSGGPELRAAANAALSGPWSYVRDFLTIGQYKAGNRDAEAAFHVAAVSGYLASASQAAATAWQYAATASQAAATARNAAAEANRWAGEAVASADRARKYAEQARGSADRAEQSAQDAAISARTAREAASTTQRYADAASASSAQASASASRASLFAADARNAAEAARKDAEAAGKSYALALQAQLDANTAVLQKQTQEDTRKAAADTRESVSELRDALQEALDQGGLPDDLRKTLEQYRDQVMALLTLLDQMAAGTLEFVQEHAGDLLALLTDVLEIGAGLGLTLAGVVVSTPGFEVCAVEIGTATAIGAGAGAAAAGVGALPGGAAGAVTGLIACVFTGGPAIAAGVGMVAGGLTMAMNGFDKAAEDLREAGKKANDLGKARENRVAELTGGKLAKDEKGQDIKLIKPGASAAGLDVRGPKGEYIAVGGGAKAKRVQKFEEKLNTLKWCADRDGVRAMAYLAEGSPQLLIDIAIKQLGVDNVVIFSMK